In the genome of Dyadobacter fermentans DSM 18053, the window ACGGGATTAATGCAGGCGGCTTGCAGCACGTTCCAGAAATTGTAGCCCGATGCGAGCGCACGTTTGATGAGCGCATTAATGTGCCCTTCCACGAGATTGTCGGGGTGCTTGTCGTCCGAGCAAAACATAATGTGGTCGGGAAATTCGTCGATGAGCGGGATCAGCGCGTCGAAATTCCGCGCCGCGCTGCCTTCCCGAATGAGGATTTTGACGCCGTAGCCGATCTTTTCACGGGCTTCCTCGTAGGTGAAGCATTCATGATCCGTGCTGATGCCGAAGCTGGCATATCGCCTGGCCGCGTCGCCGCGCAAGCCCGGGGCGTGGCCGTCGATTACTTTATTATAATGTTTTGCCCAATGTATCTTGGCCATCATGTCGGGATCTTTATTCAAAACCCCGGGAAAATTCATCACCTCCGCCAGATAGCCGATATCGTCGCTTGCGAGCAGCTCGCCCACCTGTTCCGCGTCCACAACCGCGCCGGCAGTTTCAAAAACCGTCGCAGGCACGCAGGAAGGCGCCCCGAAGCAGAATTTGAAAGGCACGCGCTTGCCGTCGGCAATCATAAAATGCACGCCTTCGACACCCAGCACATTCGCGATTTCGTGAGGGTCGGACACCGTCGCGATCGTCCCATGCACGACGGCCAGCCGTGCAAATTGCGCAGGCGTGAGCATCGAACTCTCCACATGCACATGGGCATCCGTGAAGCCAGGCAATATATAAGGTAGGGAAGGGTCTTCGGGGCCAAGAATGTCAATTTGCGCAATGCGTTTTTCCGCAATGCGAATCTCCGCTTCCTGGATGGTCTTTTCGAAAATATTGATCAGATTGGCTTTCATACGGCTGTGTTGAATGCGGGCAAATGCGCCGAGATGGGAATTTTGCGGAATTCCTTCTGGTATTGCATCGGGCTTTTGCCGGTGTGGAGTTTAAAGTATTTGTTGAAGTTGGCGAAATTGTGGAAACCGCTTTCAAAGCAAACCTGCGCAACGGGAATGCGGCTTTCCGAAAGCAGCTTGCAGGCGTGGCCAATGCGGAGTTCGAGCAAAAATTGCGAATAGGTTTTGCGGCTGCGGCTTTTGAAATACCTGCAAAATGAATGCGGGCTGATGTTGGCCACTTCCGCGATTTCTTCGATCGAGATCTTTTTCTGAAAGTTCGAGATCGAGTATTGGTAAATCTGGTTGATCCGGTCAGTGTCGTACTGGTCGTACTCGTTCTGGTACTGCGTGTTGGACAATACATTAATATCCTCACAATGCGCCAGCGTTTCGAGGATTTGCAGTAATCCGATGATGGAGTTGCCATTCGTTTGGTTGAGGAGGTCGTGCAAAAGCGCTTTTACTTTATCGGTGCCTTCGCCGAGTATCTTCAACCCGAGCCGGGCTTTCACGAGCAAATCGTGGATCGACTTGTTTTCGGGGAGCGACAGGAAGTTTTTGCCCAGCATTTCTTCCGAAAAATGGACGACAGTCGCCTGTGCGTAAAGCTGGCTGCCGCGCTGGAAGTACTTTTCGTCGCAACGCCAGTAATGCGGTAGGTTAGGGCCGATCAGCAGGAGGTCGCCGCTCTGGAAACTGCGGATATTGTCGCCCACGAACTGTGTGCCCGAGCCCTGTTCGATGTGAATGAGCTCTAATTCAGGATGGTAGTGCCAGCGGTTATAAAAATAGAGTACCACATCGCGGCGGATACTGAAAGACTTCTGTAAGCCTTTCGGGACTTGTAATAGCTGCGGTTTCACAAATAATTACATGGTTAAAACCGTAAAAGAGAAATATATGCCAATATAGTTGAAAAAATTGCTAATGTCTGAGTTCATTGTATTCAAATAATTCTGTTGTTTTGTTGATATATTCTATTTGGCCCGATTGAAAACCAAAGGGATATGTCAGATTACCATTCACCTGAACATCATTATGGCGTCCCAATTCCTGAAAGTTCACCCTTCCGATAATGTTATCGTGGCCTTGCGCGACCAGCCCGCGGGCTCGGACGTGACGTACGAGGGGAACATTTACAATCTGCAATATGGCGTTTCGGCCAAGCACAAATTCGTTACCGAAGACATCGACACCGGCGGCGCCATTATCATGTACGGCGTGCTCGTCGGCCGCGCCACGCAGCCGATCAAAAAAGGCGAGCCGATCACGACATTCAACCTCAAACACGACGCGCACGATTATAGCACGGCGAACCGCCAGCCTTATTCATACACCCAGCCGGACGTAAGCCACTGGCAAAACCGTACTTTCAAAGGTTATCACCGCGAAGACGGCCGTGTAGGTACATATAACTACTGGCTCGTGGTACCGCTCGTTTTCTGCGAAAACCGCAACGTGCTCATCATGAAAGACGCATTCGAGCGCGAGCTCGGCTATGCGCAAACCGATATTTACCGCGACCAGGTGCGCGAATTCCTGCATTTATACCAGCAGGGAGATATGCGGAAAGTTAAAAGTCTGGAAGCATTCATCGACGCACCGATCCAGGCGAAGAAGAAACCGGAACGACCGTTCCAGAATGTGGATGGCGTGAAATTCCTCACGCACGAGGGTGGCTGCGGCGGCACGCGCCTGGATGCGAACACATTATGTTCACTGTTTGCGGCTTATGCGGTGCATCCCAATGTGGCGGGTATCACGGTACTCAGCCTGGGCTGCCAGAACTCGGAGCTGAAAACGCTTGAAGACGAAATCCGCAAACGCGATCCGCATTTCAATAAGCCGTTTTTTGCATTCGAGCATCAGAAAGGCACGGAATATTCATTAATGTCTGGGGCGATCAAGGAAACATTCGTGGGTTTGACTAAAATCAACGAGTTCGAACGTTCCGACGCACCATTGTCCAAACTTTCGGTGGGTCTAAAATGCGGCGGTTCGGACGGCTTCTCCGGCATTTCGGCGAATCCTGTGCTGGGCCATTTGTCCGACTTAGTAGTAGGATTGGGCGGACAGACATTGCTCGCCGAATTCCCTGAACTGAACGGGGTAGAGCAGGAGCTCCTCAACCGCTGCGTCACCGAAGAGAAAGCCGCGAAATTCGAAAAACTCATGCGCGACTACGCCGGCAAAGCCGAAGCAGTAGGTTCCGCATTCGCATTCAATCCATCGCCGGGTAATATCAAGGACGGCCTCATTACCGATGCCATCAAATCCGCGGGAGCGGCCAAAAAGGGCGGTAATGCATACGTTTCCGACGTTTTGAACTACACCGAACGCGCGACGGAATCAGGTTTGCACCTGGTGTGCACGCCGGGTAACGACGTAGAAGCCACCACCGGCCAAACCGCCGCGGGCGCGAACATTATCCTTTTCACCACCGGCCTCGGCACGCCGACAGGTAACCCGATTTGCCCCGTAGCGAAGGTGGCGACCAACTCGGCACTTGCCCAGCGCATGCCCGACGTGATCGATTTCGACTGCGGCCCGGTGGTGGACGGCACGCAAACCATCGAGCAGAACGCCGAAGCATTGCTCGACTACGTGATCAAAGTAGCCAGCGGCGAGCTCACCAAAGCGCAGCAACTCGGCCAGGACGATTTTATCCCATGGAAACGCGGCGTTTCGTTATAATTTCATTGTAACCAGGGATTTAAATCCCTGGCTTTAAAGCAACTATCTATGTTTGATCTAACAGGAAAAACAGCACTGGTAACCGG includes:
- a CDS encoding UxaA family hydrolase, which codes for MASQFLKVHPSDNVIVALRDQPAGSDVTYEGNIYNLQYGVSAKHKFVTEDIDTGGAIIMYGVLVGRATQPIKKGEPITTFNLKHDAHDYSTANRQPYSYTQPDVSHWQNRTFKGYHREDGRVGTYNYWLVVPLVFCENRNVLIMKDAFERELGYAQTDIYRDQVREFLHLYQQGDMRKVKSLEAFIDAPIQAKKKPERPFQNVDGVKFLTHEGGCGGTRLDANTLCSLFAAYAVHPNVAGITVLSLGCQNSELKTLEDEIRKRDPHFNKPFFAFEHQKGTEYSLMSGAIKETFVGLTKINEFERSDAPLSKLSVGLKCGGSDGFSGISANPVLGHLSDLVVGLGGQTLLAEFPELNGVEQELLNRCVTEEKAAKFEKLMRDYAGKAEAVGSAFAFNPSPGNIKDGLITDAIKSAGAAKKGGNAYVSDVLNYTERATESGLHLVCTPGNDVEATTGQTAAGANIILFTTGLGTPTGNPICPVAKVATNSALAQRMPDVIDFDCGPVVDGTQTIEQNAEALLDYVIKVASGELTKAQQLGQDDFIPWKRGVSL
- the ade gene encoding adenine deaminase: MKANLINIFEKTIQEAEIRIAEKRIAQIDILGPEDPSLPYILPGFTDAHVHVESSMLTPAQFARLAVVHGTIATVSDPHEIANVLGVEGVHFMIADGKRVPFKFCFGAPSCVPATVFETAGAVVDAEQVGELLASDDIGYLAEVMNFPGVLNKDPDMMAKIHWAKHYNKVIDGHAPGLRGDAARRYASFGISTDHECFTYEEAREKIGYGVKILIREGSAARNFDALIPLIDEFPDHIMFCSDDKHPDNLVEGHINALIKRALASGYNFWNVLQAACINPVLHYSLNAGLLREGDAADFVIIDNVYASNILETWIDGELVAKEGKSLIPDLRSEHPNHFECALKSPSDFTFSAKNSETRIRVIEALDGQLVTNEWLTEAKITGNAIVPDVENDVLKVTVVNRYSDAPPSIAFIRNFGLTQGALASSVAHDSHNIICIGCDDASIAQAVNLVIEAGGGLSAVGAGERHVIGLPIAGLMTDRDGYEVAKSYTQLDRFVKDQLGSTLKSPFMSLSFMALLVIPSLKLSDKGLFDGENFKFIPLTL
- a CDS encoding AraC family transcriptional regulator, translated to MKPQLLQVPKGLQKSFSIRRDVVLYFYNRWHYHPELELIHIEQGSGTQFVGDNIRSFQSGDLLLIGPNLPHYWRCDEKYFQRGSQLYAQATVVHFSEEMLGKNFLSLPENKSIHDLLVKARLGLKILGEGTDKVKALLHDLLNQTNGNSIIGLLQILETLAHCEDINVLSNTQYQNEYDQYDTDRINQIYQYSISNFQKKISIEEIAEVANISPHSFCRYFKSRSRKTYSQFLLELRIGHACKLLSESRIPVAQVCFESGFHNFANFNKYFKLHTGKSPMQYQKEFRKIPISAHLPAFNTAV